CGGGTCCGCGGGGGGTGTCACGGTGGGATCCGCCCACGCCACGGTGGGCGCGGTCCGGTCGGCGCCGTCGACGGTGACGGCCGTGTACGCGACACCGCCGCCGACGGCCCCGAGCACCAGCACGGCGGTCAGTACGTTCGTCAGGAGCCGGCGCGTCCGGCCCGCGGTCTTCTCGGTCACAGGCGCTCCAACTGCCGCTCGGCCAGAGAACGGATGTCCTTCTCGGCGATCTTCTCGGTGTCCGACATGTAGATCACGATCGCGATGTCCCCGTGCTGGACGAAGGCCCGGGCCACGTAGAAGTCCAGGTATCCCGGCTCACGCTCCACCGGGTAGAGGTAGGAGCGGCCGTTGCCGGACCCCTTCACCGTCTCGCCCTCGTAGTTCGCGTTGTCGTCGAAGCCCGCGATGCGCTGCTGGCTCGCCACGTGCTCCGCCGCGCCCGCCTGGGCACCGGACCGGTACTGGATGAGGTCGATCGTGACGGACCGGCGCTCGCCCGACATCCACGACCGCGTCGCGACCCGCCGGATCCCGAGGTCGAGCTGGCGCGTCAGCGCGTTGCTGGGCCGCGTGTACCGGGAGGCGTACGCGTCCAGCGACTCCCACCCGTCCTCGCCGTCGGCCCGCGCGCCCTTCGGGCGCGGCAGGAGCAGCTTCCGCAGATCACCGTTGGCCTTCACCTGACGGTCCTCGGCGGCGGAGAGCGGCTCGGGCTCCTCCCCCTTCGGGAGCGGCTTCGGGTAGGCGAGACCCGGCTGGTTCAGCGCGGGCAGTGGTGTCGGTTCGCGCTCGGCCTGGATGCCGTAGCCGGTGGCGGTGCCGCCGACGAGGCCGAGGACGGCGGCGACGGCGATCAGCCCGACCGTACGGAGGGCACGGCGGCGCGGCCGTACGGTCGGCGGTGTGTCCGGAACCACATCCTGCGCGTCGTCCCGCACGGAGACCGGAAGGGTGGGTTCCGGCCCGGTCTCCGGCTCCGACGGCGGTGCCGTATCCGTATTTTGGACACTTTCTTCGATACTCAACAGTCCCCCCACGAGACCTGAAGGGCGGATTCCGTCATCCGCGCACCCAACTGACACGTGAGAGGCACAGGGGGTTGCAGGGCCGCGCATTACAGTTCGGCATATGGCGAAGAAGCTCGTGATCAAGGTGACCGCAGGGGCCGACGCCCCCGAACGCTGCTCCCAGGCCTTCACGGTGGCCGCCGTCGCCGTCGCCAGCGGGGTCGAGGTCTCGCTCTGGCTGACCGGCGAGTCGTCGTGGTTCGCCCTCCCGGGCCGCGCGGCCGAGTTCGAACTGCCGCACGCCGCGCCCCTGCCGGACCTGATCGACTCGGTCCTGGCGGCCGGCCGCGTGACGCTGTGCACGCAGTGCGCGACCCGTCGCGAGATCACGGAGAAGGACGTCCTGGACGGCATCCGCATCGCGGGCGCCCAGGTCTTCGTCCAGGAGGCCATGGCCGACGAGACCCAGGCCCTCGTCTACTGAGGACGACCTGAGGACGACCTGAGGAAGACCTACTTCCGGCGCTTCTTGCCGTCGAGCTCGTCCCACCACTCGTCCGACTGCGCGTCCCCCGAAGGGTCGTCCCACCAGCGGTCCTCCGGACCCCTGCGGTTCGCGATCATCGCGGCGACCGGGGGGATGACCATGGCGACGACGCACATGCCGATCGCCACCGGCATCGAGAAGAGCCGCACGACGGCCCAGGCGCCCACGAAAAGCACCAGGCAGGCGCCCATCAGCCAGAAGTAGACGTGGCGACGGCGTGCGTACACCTCTTCAGCGTACGTCCGGACCCGAGTCCGGGCAGACCGAAGGGCCGTGCCTCAAGTCCTGGAAATGGCGTCCAACCCCCCAGGAGGCACGGCCCTACGGCCGGTATGACGAGGCTTCGCGCCGCGCCGGAATCCGGCGGCCGGAGGCCGGCGCAGCGGCTCGAAGCCTGTGAGGCGCCCCGGCGCCGAGCGGTGCGAGGGGCGCGTCAGAAAATCAGACCGCGATGGCGACCTCCGCGAGGCCACCCTTCTGCGCCACGACCTGGCGGTCGGCGGTGCCGCCCGGGACCAAGGCGCGGACGGTCCAAGTGCCCTCGGCCGCGTAGAAACGGAACTGTCCGGTGGCGGAGGTCGGGACCTCGGCCGTGAACTCGCCGGTCGAGTCCAGGAGGCGGACGTAACCGGTGACGGGCTCGCCGTCCTTGGTCACGAAGCCCTGGATGGTGGTCTCACCGGGCTTGATCGTCGAGGCGTCGGGGCCGCCGGGCTGCGCTCCACACATGGTGTTCTGTCCTTACGGTCGAGGGGTTCCGGAGAAGGGGAGGGAGGTCCGGAGGAGGCTTACTTGTTGGCGCCGAGCTCGATCGGCACGCCGACGAGGGAGCCGTACTCGGTCCACGAGCCGTCGTAGTTCTTGACGTTCGTGACCTCGAGCAGCTCGTGCAGGACGAACCACGTGAGCGCGGAGCGCTCACCGATGCGGCAGTAGGCGATGGTGTCCTTCGCCAGGTCGACCTGCTCGTCCTCGTAGAGGGCCTTGAGCTCGGCGTCCGACTTGAAGGTGCCGTCGTCGTTGGCGTTCTTCGACCAGGGGATGTTGCGGGCGCTCGGCACGTGGCCGGGGCGCTGCGACTGCTCCTGCGGGAGGTGCGCCGGGGCGAGCAGCTTGCCGGAGAACTCGTCGGGCGAGCGGACGTCGACCAGGTTCTGGGCGCCGATCGCGGCCACGACGTCGTCGCGGAACGCGCGGATCGAGGAGTCCTGGGCCTGGGCCTTGTACGCGGTGGCCGGGCGGGCCGGCACGGCGGAGCCGTCGACCAGGTCGCGGGAGTCGAGCTCCCACTTCTTGCGGCCGCCGTCGAGGAGCTTCACGTCCTGGTGGCCGTAGAGCTTGAAGTACCAGTAGGCGTAGGAGGCGAACCAGTTGTTGTTGCCGCCGTAGAGGACGACCGTGGTGTCGTTCCCGATCCCCTTGGCCGAGAGGAGCTTCTCGAAGCCCTCCTGGTCGATGAAGTCACGGCGGACCGGGTCCTGAAGGTCCTGGGTCCAGTCGATCCGGATGGCGTTGCGGATGTGGTTCTTCTCGTAGGCCGAGGTGTCCTCGTCGACCTCGACGATGGCAACCTGCGGGTTGTCGAGGTTGGCCTCGACCCAGTCCGCGTCGACCAGGACGTCGCTGCGAGCCATGCTGTTCTCCTCCGGGGCAGTGTGCGGCGGTGTGGTGCGGTTGGTGCGGGTTTGTGATCCGGTACGCGTCGTCGCGTGGCGTACGACGTGCGTACGGCTGCACAGGTCGGCCCCGACCGCGGTCGAAGGGCCTGAGGGAATACGGGAGTCGGTGCTCCCGCTCAGACTGAGCGACAGAGCATGGCGGCGACGCGGCACAGGTCTACTGCCCGCCGCTTCGTGAGATCCGCCTGTCGCTTCATGCCCTCGATCGTAGGGACGGACAGGCGGCCGTGTCACCGGTGTGTCGTATTTTGAGACGCGATCGTCCGAGATGCGAGACGCGATCACCGTACGAGTCGGCTCCGGACGCCTCCGTGCGGCGGTGTCCGCTTCGGTTTCTGCGGATCGGACGGCGACGTCTCAGCATGTGACCAGGGGCGCCGTCCATGGGCCGATCGGGGCTGGACGGGGCTCGACGGGGGCGTACGAGGGCGCATGAGCGCGCGCGTAGGCGTACGGAGGCGTACGGAGGCGTACGGGAGCGTGCGAGCGCCGCGCAGCGATGGCGCAATGATGGCGCGGTGCCTCTTACGGGCCGCCGTGGGGCGGCCGGCCGGAAGCCCCCGCGCGGTCCGCCCCGTCGTCTCCTCCGGGCCTCAGCCCGCCAGGGCGATGTCCTTGCCCGTCACCGCGACCGCGAGGCCGTCCGGCCTGGCCTCGACCTTCTCCACCTTCATCCCGGCGATCAGCCCGATCGGCCGCTCGAAGTCGGTCCGCTCGCGGACCAGTTGCTCCACACCCGGAATGCCCTCGCCCGGCACCTCGTCCGCGCGGACCTTGATCGTGTCGCCGTTCACCACGGTCACGGTGGACAGGACCGAGCGGGTCAGCGTGCGGCCCATGATCTCGACCCCGCCGGTGACCTTCACCTTCCCGTCGCCGCCGTAGGCGACGGTGGCCTCGCGGTCGGAGGCGGCCGTGAGGTCCGCGTACGAGATGAGGGCGGTGCCGGACGCCGAGCCCGCCCGCGCGCCCGACCAGTCGCCGGTGACGGTCACGTCCCGGAGCGCGGCCGTCAGCTCGCCGATCCGGATCTGCCGACTGCCCGCCGTCGCCTCGACGCCCTTCGCCACCACGTCGACCTCGTCGAACCGCTTGTCCGCGACCTGCGTGAGGAAGGGGAAGCCCTTGATGTCGATCTCGATCGAGTCGCTCTTCGTCCCCGAGAGCTTCACCCGGCTCGCCGCCTCCGACTCGGCGTACGCCACGGCGAGCCGGTCGATCCCGACGAGCACCCCGCCCAGCACGACGGCCACGATCAACAGAATCCGCAGTGCTCGCATGGGTTGTGCGTCTCCCCGATAGACAGAAATGCGACTGGATAAGTGTTCGGCCCCCCGACACGAAGATCGACGTGTCGAGGGGCCGATTGGTTCCCTCTGGGGTCCCGGCCGGACTCAGGTCAGGGCGCGGCCCAGCAGGTAGACGGCGGGCGCGGCGGCCGTCAGCGGCAGCGCGATCCCCGCGGTCATGTGGACGAAGCGCGACGGGTAGTCGTAGCTGGCCACCCGCAGGCCGATCAGCGCGCAGACGCCGGCCGCGAGGCCGATCAGCGCCCCGGAGGTGCCCAGGCCGGTCAGCCCGCCCGCGACGATCCCGGCGCCCGCGCCCGCGAGGAGCGCGACGACCAGGGAGACCGGGCCGGGCAGCGGGAGCGCCCGGGCGACGACGGTCGCGGCGACCGCGATCCCGCCGACGACGACCGCGTCCGGGGCGGCGCCGAGGTGCCCGGCGGCGACGACCGTCAGCGCGGCCGAGGCGATGCCGGCCATCAGGCCGTACATCCGCTCGTCCGGGTCGGCGTGGCTGCGGAGCTGGAGGACGAGACAGAGCAGGACCCAGACGCCGAGCGTGCCCAGGATCGCGGCGGCCGCGTGCTCCCGGCCGGTGGCCAGGAGGGCGGCGTCGGCGACGAGACCGCCGGCGAAGGCGAGGGCGATGCCCTGCCGGGCGGGCCACATGCCGTTGAGCCGGAACCAGCCGGCGGCGGTGAGGCCCTGGAGGAGGACGAGCGGGACGAGCAGCGCGTACGGGCCGAGGGCGGCGCCGCCGGCGAGCAGCAGGCCGAGGACGGCGGTCAGGGCCGCCGGCTGGAGACCGGGCTCGATCACGGGCGAGCGGCCTTCGGCCCGCGCGCGCTGGGCGTCGGTGATCCGGGTGTTGCCGGAGGTGGTCGGCGACGAATAGCCGGCCCCCGCCGCCGCCTCGGCCACGGGAGCGGCGGCCACGGGCTCGGGCGCGTACTCCACCGGTACGGGCGTGTCGTACGCCACGGGAGCCGTGGGAGCCGCCGGAGCCGCCGCGTACTGCTGCTGCTCGTACTGCTGCGGCGGCAGGTACGCCGTGTTGTCGTAGGCGGGCTCGTAGGCGGGCTGCGCGTACGGATCCTGGTACGGCGCCTCGTACGTCACGGGGGGCGGCTGCTGCTGCTGGTGCTGCGGCTGGACCGTGGGCTGGAACTGGGTGTCCCAGGTCTGGCCCTCCCACGTCTGCGTGACATCCGGGACGTGCTGCCCGTTCGCGTACGGGTCGTACTGCTGGTCGTTGCTCATGCTGCTGGGGTTCACCCTCCTGCGAACGGGGGGAGCACCTCGACCGTGCCGCCCTCGGCAAGCCGTACGGTCTCATGGCTCCGGGTGCCGACGGGGTCGCCGTCGATCAGGAACGAGCACCGCCGGAGGACCTGGGCGAGCTCGCCCGGGTGCTTCTCGCGGGCCGCGTCCAGGGCCTCCGCCAGGGTCTCGGCGATGTACGGCTCCTCGGCGACACCGGCGGCGGCCTTGGCCGCGGCCCAGTAGCGGATGGTTCCCGCTGCCATCATTGCCCTCCCAGGATTCTGGTAGCTTGCTGCCGCCCCCGCGTGGGGCCGGTTCGGGCTGGACCGCAACCCTCGGGTTGGAAGCCCGCCGTCTCGGCGGTGGGCGGAGTCACAGCGGCGCTCCCTTCGTTGTGCGCCGGCGTCCATGATGGGCCATACGCGCGTCAACCTGTGGCGCGCGTTAGCCCGACCCACGCGTGAGCCAGTCCCCCAGCCGGGCGAGCAGCTCCTCGTCCGCCGCGTTCTCGGCTGGGGGTCCCCCCACGCCCCCAGGGCGTAGGGGGACCATCCCCGGCTCCAGCCACAGTTCGGCGTCGCCCGCCCCGGCCAGCATCCGCGGGTGGTCGAGCGGGAAGTACGCGTCCCGGTCGCCGTGCACGATCAGCTGGGGGTCCCCCCACGCCCCCAGGGCGTAGGGGGAGGCACCGGCGCGATCAGCGGGACGGCCTCGACGGGCGAGAGGGGTACGGGGTCCCAGGTCCGCCGGTCGATCCGGGTGCGGAGCCCGTAGCGGCCGACCAGCCGGCCCGCGGGGCGGGTGACCACCCAGTGGAGCCGGCGCATCGGGGCCGTGCCCCGGTAGTACCAGCGTGCGGGGGCGGAGACGGCGGCCACCGCGTCCACGCGTCCCTCCGTTCCCCGCTCCAGGGCTGCGTGGCGCAGGACGACGGACCCGCCCATGGAGAAGCCGACCGTCACCACGCGCGCGTGGCCGAGCTCGCGGGCCCAGCGGACGGCGGCGGACAGGTCGAGGACCTCCCGGTCGCCGACGGTGGAGCGGCCGCCGGAGCCGCCGTGCCCGCGGAAGGAGAAGGTGACGACGGCCGCGCCGCGCTCCGCGAAGGCGCGGGCGGCGCGCCGGACGGCGGGCCGGTCGGCCGCCCCGGTGAAGCCGTGGGCGACGACGACGGCCGTACCGGTGACGGCCGTTTCGGTGACACTTGCGGCGGAGGGTTCGTAAACCGCCTCGATGCGGACACCGTCATCCGTACGCAACATCACACGCCGCGGATCACGCGGATGGACGGAAGTGAGCGACGAGACATCCACCATGTGAAATCGGCTCTCTCCCTCTGAACTCATGTGGGCTATTCTGCTGGGCATGAGGATCCGGGCGACGCAGCCCCCGGGTCCTTTTGCGTTTTCCGACCGTTGTTACGGATAGGTGAACAAAAGCTCTCAGGGCGCGAGAGCTTTCAGTGATCTGTACGAAGCAGTGCACGTCCTCGCAGGGACCGAGGAGGAACCGCGTGATGAGCGAGCGAACGAAGCACGACCGACCGATGGCAGGTGGCGCGGTATGAGCTCTCTGCTGCTCCTGACCAACGCCCTCCAGCCGTCGACCGAGGTGCTGCCCGCACTCGGCCTGCTGCTGCACAACGTCCGGGTGGCTCCGGCAGAGGGCCCGGCCCTCGTGGACACCCCCGGCGCGGACGTGATCCTCGTCGACGGCCGGCGCGACCTCCCGCAGGTCCGCTCGCTCTGTCAGCTGCTGCGCTCCACGGGGCCCGGCTGTCCGCTGATCCTCGTCGTCACGGAGGGCGGCCTCGCGGCCGTCACCGCCGACTGGGGCATCGACGACGTCCTCCTCGACACCGCGGGACCGGCCGAGGTCGAGGCGCGGCTGCGGCTCGCGATGGGCCGCCAGCAGATCGTCTCCGACGACTCCCCGATGGAGATCCGCAACGGCGACCTGTCGGTCGACGAGGCGACGTACAGCGCGAAACTCAAGGGCCGGGTCCTGGACCTGACCTTCAAGGAGTTCGAGCTCCTCAAGTACCTGGCCCAGCACCCGGGCCGGGTCTTCACGCGGGCCCAGCTCCTCCAGGAGGTGTGGGGGTACGACTACTTCGGCGGCACCCGTACGGTCGACGTCCACGTGCGGCGTCTGCGGGCGAAGCTCGGCCCCGAGCACGAGTCGCTGATCGGCACCGTGCGGAACGTCGGCTACCGCTTCGTCACCCCGGAGAAGGTCGAGCGAGCGGCCGAGGAGGCCCGGGCGAAGGACACCCGGACGGAGGAGGCCGCCCGCACCGCCCGTGTCAAGGAGGCCGACCGGGAGGTCACTCCGCTGGAGGACAGGAACGTGGCGGACGCCACAGTGCGACCTGCCGGTAGGTAGGTCACCCCGCGTAGACTGCCGCGCGTGGCCAAGGTGACGCGGGATGACGTAGCTCGACTGGCAGGTACTTCGACCGCGGTCGTGAGCTACGTCATCAACAACGGACCCCGGCCGGTCGCCCCGGCCACGCGCGAGCGTGTCCTCGCCGCCATCAAGGAGCTGGGCTACCGCCCCGACCGGGTGGCCCAGGCGATGGCGTCCCGGCGCACGGACCTCATAGGCATGATCGTCCCGGACGCCCGGCAGCCGTTCTTCGCGGAGATGGCCCACGCGGTCGAGCAGGCCGCCGCCGAGCGCGGAAAGATGGTGCTCGTCGGCAACTCCGACTACCGGACCGAGCGCGAGGTGCACTACCTGCGGGCCTTCCTCGGCATGCGGGTCTCCGGACTGATCCTGGTCAGCCAGGGCATGAGCGAGCAGGCCGCGAGCGAGATCGAGGCCTGGGACGCCCGCGTGGTGCTGCTGCACGAGCGCCCCGAGGCGATCGACGACGTGGCCGTCGTGACGGACGACATCGGCGGCGCCCAGCTCGCCACCCAGCACCTCCTGGAGCACGGCCACCCCTACGTGGCCTGCCTCGGCGGCGTCCCGAACACCCCGGCCGTCGGCGACCCGGTCGCCGACCACGTCGAGGGCTGGCGGCGCGCCATGGTGGAGGCGGGCCTCCCGACCGAGGGCCGGCTCTTCGAAGCCCCGTACAACCGCTACGACGCCTACCAGGTGGCCCTGAAGCTGCTCGCGGGCCCGGACAGGCCGCCGGCCATCTTCTGCTCCACCGACGACCAGGCCTTCGGTGTCCTGCGGGCCGCGCGCGAGCTGCGCATCGACGTGCCCTCGGGGCTGGCGGTCGCGGGCTTCGACGATGTGAAGGAGGCGGCGCTCACCGACCCGCCGCTGACCACGATCTCCTCGGACCGCCCGGCGATGGCCCGGGCCGCGGTGGACCTGGTCCTGGACGACAGCCTGCGCGTCGCGGGCTCGCGCCGCGAGCGGGTCAAGCTCTTCCCGTCGGGCCTGGTCGTCCGCCGCTCCTGCGGCTGCGGCGAGTAGGCCTTCACGCCGGTACGGGCACGCCGAGGCGTCCGTCGGTACCGTGCGACGGGACCCCCGCCCAGGGGGATCCTTATTTCGGGCATACAGGGTTCTGTCGGGCTTCTCAGCCGGTCCTCAGACGGCTCTCATGTACGGCTCCGAGAGTCAGAGCCATGACGGACTTCCAGGAGCAGCAGCCGCAGCAGCCGTACTACCCGCCGCAGCCCCCGAGGCCCCCGTACGCCCCGACGCAGCAGCAGGGTGACCGGCAGCCGTACGACGCCGCACAGCCGTACGAGGCGACCCGGCCGATCACCACCGAGCCGGGGACCACGATCTGGCCGTCCGGCGGGCACGGCGGGCACGTCCCGCCGTCCGGCGGGCACCTCCCGCCGCCGCCCCTGGATCCACCGGTCGCCGTCGCGGCGGACGGCGCACCGGGCGCCCGTCGCCGCGCCAAGCGCGGGGTCGGGCTCCTCGCGGCCGTGGCCATCGCGGCCGCGGCGGTCGGCGGCGGCGCGGCGACGCTCGTCCAGCAGCTCACCACCGACACCCCCGCCACCGCCTTCTCGGGCGTGACCGGCACGAACGTCTCCGCGAGCAGCGCGGGCACGGTCGCCGGTGTCGCCCAGGCCGTCTCCCCCTCCATCGTCGAGATCTCCGCGAGCTCGAACTCCGGCAAGTCCACCGGCTCGGGCGTGATCATCACCTCCGACGGCGAGATCGTCACCAACAACCACGTGATCTCCGGCGCCTCCCAGATCAGCGTGCAGCTCAGCGACGGCACGTCGTACCAGGCGGAGGTCGTCGGCACCGACCCCGACAAGGACCTGGCGCTGATCAAGCTCCAGGGCGCCTCCGGTCTGAAGGCCGCCACGCTCGGCGACTCGTCCAAGGTGAAGGTCGGCGAGGAGGTCGTGGCGATCGGCTCCCCCGAGGGCCTGACCGGCACGGTCACCAGCGGCATCGTCTCGGCGCTCGACCGGGACGTGACCGTCGCCAAGAACGATGACGGTGCCGGTGCCGGTGCCGGCTCCGGCCAGGAGCAGCAGCCGCAGTACGACCCGCGACAGGGCTGGCCGTTCGAGTTCGGCGGGCAGCAGTTCAACGGCGACACGGGCACGTCGAAGACGACGTACAAGGCGATCCAGACCGATGCCTCGCTCAACCCGGGTAATTCCGGCGGTGCGTTGATCAATATGAACGGCGAGATCATCGGAATCAATTCGGCCATGTATTCGCCCAGCTCTTCGAGCGGTTCCACGGCCGGAAGTGTCGGCCTCGGATTCGCCATTCCGGTCGACACGGTGAAGGCCGACCTCGACGGCCTCCGTTCCGGCGGCGACAACTGACCGGTGTCCGGAGTGCGTGCGAGGCTGGTGCCATGACTGGCCAGGTGAACGAAGGCGCCCGCGAGCGCATCCTGATCGTCGAGGACGAGCCCGCCGTGCGGGAGGCCCTGCGCCGCAGCCTCGCCTTCGAGGGGTACGACACGCAGGACGCCGTCGACGGGCTCGACGCGCTCGCCCGCATCGAGGCGTACGCCCCCGACCTCGTCGTCCTCGACGTCCAGATGCCCCGGATGGACGGGCTCACCGCGGCCCGGCGGATCAGGGCCTCCGGCTCGACCGTGCCGATCCTCATGCTGACCGCCCGCGACACCGTCGGCGACCGGGTCACCGGCCTCGACGCGGGCGCCGACGACTACCTCGTGAAGCCCTTCGAGCTGGACGAGCTCTTCGCCCGGATCCGGGCGCTGCTCCGGCGCAGCTCGTACGCCTCCGCCGCCGCGGCCCCGGCCGACGACGACGTGCTGTCGTTCGAGGACCTGCGGATGGACCTGGCGACGCGCGAGGTGACGCGGAGCGGGCGGACGGTGGAGCTGACCCGCACCGAGTACACGCTCCTGGAGATGTTCCTGGCGCACCCGCGGCAGGTGCTGACCCGCGAGCAGATCCTCAAGGCGGTGTGGGGCTTCGACTTCGAGCCGAGCTCGAACTCGCTCGACGTGTACGTGATGTACCTGCGGCGCAAGACGGAGGCGGGCGGCGAGCCGCGCCTCGTGCACACGGTGCGGGGCGTCGGCTATGTCCTGCGCGGAGGAGGCAGCGAGTGACCCGCTTCAGGCCCCTGGCCTGGTTCCGTTCGCGGCCGCTCCGGTCGCGGCTCGCGCTGCTCACCGCGTTCGCGGTGGCGGTCGCGGTCGCGGCGGTCTCGCTGGCCTGCTGGTTCGTGACACGGGCCCAGCTGGAGGCGGAGATGGACTCCTCCCTGCGCAGCAGCAGGCTGGACGGGGCCTCGGTGCAGAGCCTGCTCAACCTGTGCCGCCAGGACACG
The sequence above is a segment of the Streptomyces sp. NBC_01255 genome. Coding sequences within it:
- a CDS encoding DsrE family protein, with product MAKKLVIKVTAGADAPERCSQAFTVAAVAVASGVEVSLWLTGESSWFALPGRAAEFELPHAAPLPDLIDSVLAAGRVTLCTQCATRREITEKDVLDGIRIAGAQVFVQEAMADETQALVY
- a CDS encoding DUF3099 domain-containing protein, coding for MYARRRHVYFWLMGACLVLFVGAWAVVRLFSMPVAIGMCVVAMVIPPVAAMIANRRGPEDRWWDDPSGDAQSDEWWDELDGKKRRK
- a CDS encoding DUF1416 domain-containing protein, which codes for MCGAQPGGPDASTIKPGETTIQGFVTKDGEPVTGYVRLLDSTGEFTAEVPTSATGQFRFYAAEGTWTVRALVPGGTADRQVVAQKGGLAEVAIAV
- a CDS encoding sulfurtransferase, which produces MARSDVLVDADWVEANLDNPQVAIVEVDEDTSAYEKNHIRNAIRIDWTQDLQDPVRRDFIDQEGFEKLLSAKGIGNDTTVVLYGGNNNWFASYAYWYFKLYGHQDVKLLDGGRKKWELDSRDLVDGSAVPARPATAYKAQAQDSSIRAFRDDVVAAIGAQNLVDVRSPDEFSGKLLAPAHLPQEQSQRPGHVPSARNIPWSKNANDDGTFKSDAELKALYEDEQVDLAKDTIAYCRIGERSALTWFVLHELLEVTNVKNYDGSWTEYGSLVGVPIELGANK
- a CDS encoding putative leader peptide; the protein is MKRQADLTKRRAVDLCRVAAMLCRSV
- a CDS encoding LmeA family phospholipid-binding protein translates to MRALRILLIVAVVLGGVLVGIDRLAVAYAESEAASRVKLSGTKSDSIEIDIKGFPFLTQVADKRFDEVDVVAKGVEATAGSRQIRIGELTAALRDVTVTGDWSGARAGSASGTALISYADLTAASDREATVAYGGDGKVKVTGGVEIMGRTLTRSVLSTVTVVNGDTIKVRADEVPGEGIPGVEQLVRERTDFERPIGLIAGMKVEKVEARPDGLAVAVTGKDIALAG
- a CDS encoding MoaD/ThiS family protein encodes the protein MAAGTIRYWAAAKAAAGVAEEPYIAETLAEALDAAREKHPGELAQVLRRCSFLIDGDPVGTRSHETVRLAEGGTVEVLPPFAGG
- a CDS encoding response regulator transcription factor; translated protein: MSSLLLLTNALQPSTEVLPALGLLLHNVRVAPAEGPALVDTPGADVILVDGRRDLPQVRSLCQLLRSTGPGCPLILVVTEGGLAAVTADWGIDDVLLDTAGPAEVEARLRLAMGRQQIVSDDSPMEIRNGDLSVDEATYSAKLKGRVLDLTFKEFELLKYLAQHPGRVFTRAQLLQEVWGYDYFGGTRTVDVHVRRLRAKLGPEHESLIGTVRNVGYRFVTPEKVERAAEEARAKDTRTEEAARTARVKEADREVTPLEDRNVADATVRPAGR
- a CDS encoding LacI family DNA-binding transcriptional regulator, with amino-acid sequence MAKVTRDDVARLAGTSTAVVSYVINNGPRPVAPATRERVLAAIKELGYRPDRVAQAMASRRTDLIGMIVPDARQPFFAEMAHAVEQAAAERGKMVLVGNSDYRTEREVHYLRAFLGMRVSGLILVSQGMSEQAASEIEAWDARVVLLHERPEAIDDVAVVTDDIGGAQLATQHLLEHGHPYVACLGGVPNTPAVGDPVADHVEGWRRAMVEAGLPTEGRLFEAPYNRYDAYQVALKLLAGPDRPPAIFCSTDDQAFGVLRAARELRIDVPSGLAVAGFDDVKEAALTDPPLTTISSDRPAMARAAVDLVLDDSLRVAGSRRERVKLFPSGLVVRRSCGCGE
- a CDS encoding S1C family serine protease, encoding MTDFQEQQPQQPYYPPQPPRPPYAPTQQQGDRQPYDAAQPYEATRPITTEPGTTIWPSGGHGGHVPPSGGHLPPPPLDPPVAVAADGAPGARRRAKRGVGLLAAVAIAAAAVGGGAATLVQQLTTDTPATAFSGVTGTNVSASSAGTVAGVAQAVSPSIVEISASSNSGKSTGSGVIITSDGEIVTNNHVISGASQISVQLSDGTSYQAEVVGTDPDKDLALIKLQGASGLKAATLGDSSKVKVGEEVVAIGSPEGLTGTVTSGIVSALDRDVTVAKNDDGAGAGAGSGQEQQPQYDPRQGWPFEFGGQQFNGDTGTSKTTYKAIQTDASLNPGNSGGALINMNGEIIGINSAMYSPSSSSGSTAGSVGLGFAIPVDTVKADLDGLRSGGDN
- a CDS encoding response regulator transcription factor, with the translated sequence MTGQVNEGARERILIVEDEPAVREALRRSLAFEGYDTQDAVDGLDALARIEAYAPDLVVLDVQMPRMDGLTAARRIRASGSTVPILMLTARDTVGDRVTGLDAGADDYLVKPFELDELFARIRALLRRSSYASAAAAPADDDVLSFEDLRMDLATREVTRSGRTVELTRTEYTLLEMFLAHPRQVLTREQILKAVWGFDFEPSSNSLDVYVMYLRRKTEAGGEPRLVHTVRGVGYVLRGGGSE